A part of Streptomyces sp. NBC_01235 genomic DNA contains:
- a CDS encoding DUF3105 domain-containing protein yields the protein MGSANKTSSAARKARIEEMRRAEQARERRNRLLTITGSVVAVAALVTGGVFVVKSQSGDDSSSAADSKSSGHFVTGSDGVRTWKGTLGRTHVAKTVKYPVEPPVGGDHNQVWMNCNGDVYTKALNNMNAVHSLEHGAVWVTYNSKASKADIAALAAKVKKTPYTLMSPDDAQADPIMLTAWGHQRTVTSASDANVDKFFAKFVQGEQTPEPGAACTGGLPQ from the coding sequence ATGGGTTCCGCCAACAAGACCAGCAGCGCGGCGCGCAAGGCGCGCATAGAGGAGATGCGGCGGGCCGAGCAGGCCCGTGAGCGGCGTAACCGGCTTCTCACGATCACCGGCAGTGTCGTCGCCGTCGCCGCGCTCGTCACCGGTGGCGTGTTCGTCGTGAAGTCGCAGTCCGGCGACGACTCCTCCAGCGCCGCCGACTCCAAGTCCTCGGGGCACTTCGTCACCGGCTCGGACGGGGTCAGGACGTGGAAGGGGACCCTCGGCCGCACCCACGTCGCCAAGACCGTGAAGTACCCGGTCGAGCCCCCCGTCGGCGGTGACCACAACCAGGTGTGGATGAACTGCAACGGCGACGTCTACACCAAGGCCCTCAACAACATGAACGCCGTCCACTCGCTGGAGCACGGCGCGGTCTGGGTGACCTACAACAGCAAGGCGAGCAAGGCCGACATCGCCGCGCTCGCCGCCAAGGTCAAGAAGACGCCCTACACCCTCATGAGCCCGGACGACGCCCAGGCCGACCCGATCATGCTCACCGCGTGGGGACACCAGCGCACGGTGACCAGTGCGAGCGACGCGAACGTGGACAAGTTCTTCGCCAAGTTCGTCCAGGGCGAGCAGACGCCCGAGCCGGGCGCTGCCTGCACGGGTGGTCTGCCGCAGTGA
- a CDS encoding RrF2 family transcriptional regulator encodes MRLLRSTDLALRVLMRLAVAEADETPEATPTTREVAAAMGVPYTHAAKVVAELQHLGLLEARRGRGGGLALTEKGRTASVGGLVRAFEGDGDVVDCEGATPCPLNSACRLRGALRRAQEAFFASLDPITVADIVREPTGPLLLGITGRPA; translated from the coding sequence ATGCGGCTGTTGCGATCCACCGACCTTGCGCTGCGCGTCCTCATGAGGCTCGCGGTGGCGGAGGCGGACGAGACCCCTGAGGCCACCCCCACGACACGCGAGGTGGCGGCCGCGATGGGGGTCCCCTACACCCACGCGGCCAAGGTCGTGGCCGAGCTCCAGCACCTGGGCCTGCTGGAGGCCCGCCGGGGCAGGGGCGGCGGCCTGGCCCTGACGGAGAAGGGCCGTACGGCGTCGGTGGGCGGCCTGGTCCGCGCCTTCGAGGGCGACGGCGACGTCGTCGACTGCGAGGGCGCCACCCCCTGCCCCCTGAACTCGGCCTGCCGCCTCCGCGGCGCCCTGCGCCGCGCCCAGGAGGCGTTCTTCGCGTCCCTGGACCCGATCACGGTCGCGGACATCGTGAGGGAACCGACGGGCCCGCTGCTGCTGGGGATCACGGGACGACCGGCGTGA
- a CDS encoding CarD family transcriptional regulator, which yields MTKPAAPKRYLPTSPFKAPVAPVPKQFAVGDQVTHDMYGLGRVVGIEDGIAVLVDFGSAQERILSPYSKMSKL from the coding sequence ATGACAAAGCCAGCTGCCCCGAAGCGTTATTTGCCTACCAGCCCCTTCAAGGCCCCGGTCGCGCCGGTTCCCAAGCAGTTCGCCGTGGGTGACCAGGTCACCCATGACATGTACGGCCTCGGCCGCGTGGTCGGCATCGAGGATGGGATCGCGGTGCTTGTGGATTTCGGCTCGGCTCAGGAGCGGATCTTGAGTCCCTACTCCAAGATGAGCAAGCTGTAA
- a CDS encoding globin domain-containing protein, with protein MLSEQSAATVRATLPAVGAAIGEISERFYAGLFAAHPDLLRDLFNRGNQAAGTQRQALAGSIAAFATHLVEHPEDRPDAMLTRIAHKHASLGIAPEQYEVVREHLFAAIADVLGEAVTPEVAAAWDEVYWLMANALIAIERRLYEESGFGEGGERGDAWREWEVVERVQETADVVSFRLRPLDDAPVRDFRAGQYVSVRTRLADGARQIRQYSLCGTPGSDVRRISVKRVSGGATTPEGEVSNHLHAHVEVGSVLELSEPYGDLVLDDVQSAPLLLASAGIGVTPIVAMLAHLAATGHGTPVTIVHADRSPADHALRTDHETYAAKLPDASVHLWYEREAPEYARTGLADLTDVPVAPGTRAYLCGPLPFMRAVRAQLIEKGVAPADVHYEVFGPDLWLARA; from the coding sequence ATGCTGTCCGAACAGTCCGCGGCCACCGTCCGCGCCACCCTCCCCGCCGTGGGCGCGGCCATCGGCGAGATCAGCGAGCGCTTCTACGCCGGCCTGTTCGCGGCGCACCCGGACCTCCTGCGCGACCTGTTCAACCGCGGCAACCAGGCGGCGGGCACCCAGCGCCAGGCCCTCGCGGGCTCGATCGCCGCCTTCGCCACCCACCTCGTCGAGCACCCGGAGGACCGCCCGGACGCGATGCTCACCCGCATCGCCCACAAACACGCCTCACTCGGCATCGCGCCCGAGCAGTACGAGGTCGTCCGCGAGCACCTCTTCGCCGCCATCGCCGACGTCCTGGGCGAGGCGGTCACCCCCGAGGTCGCGGCGGCCTGGGACGAGGTCTACTGGCTGATGGCGAACGCCCTGATCGCGATCGAGCGCCGGCTGTACGAGGAGAGCGGGTTCGGCGAGGGCGGCGAGCGCGGTGACGCGTGGCGGGAGTGGGAGGTCGTGGAGCGCGTCCAGGAGACCGCGGACGTCGTCTCGTTCCGCCTGCGCCCGCTCGACGACGCCCCGGTACGGGACTTCCGCGCCGGCCAGTACGTGTCCGTCCGCACCCGACTCGCCGACGGTGCCCGCCAGATACGCCAGTACAGCCTCTGCGGCACGCCGGGTTCGGACGTGCGCCGGATCAGCGTCAAGCGCGTGTCCGGCGGTGCGACGACCCCGGAGGGCGAGGTCTCGAACCACCTCCACGCGCACGTGGAGGTGGGCAGCGTGCTGGAGCTCTCCGAGCCGTACGGCGATCTGGTCCTGGACGACGTCCAGAGCGCCCCGCTGCTCCTGGCCTCGGCCGGCATCGGCGTCACCCCGATCGTCGCGATGCTGGCCCACCTGGCGGCCACCGGCCACGGCACCCCGGTCACCATCGTCCACGCGGACCGCTCCCCCGCGGACCACGCCCTGCGCACGGACCACGAGACGTACGCGGCGAAGCTGCCGGACGCGTCCGTACACCTCTGGTACGAGCGCGAGGCCCCGGAGTACGCCCGGACGGGGCTGGCCGACCTCACGGACGTTCCCGTCGCACCGGGCACGCGCGCGTACCTGTGCGGCCCGCTGCCGTTCATGCGGGCGGTGCGAGCACAACTGATCGAGAAGGGTGTCGCCCCCGCGGACGTGCACTACGAGGTGTTCGGCCCGGACCTGTGGCTGGCGCGGGCCTGA
- a CDS encoding DUF6959 family protein, translating into MERIEAELFTTGGNDAVVRLPGRRLPGVLVQGDSLHILRTDAAELVEACDRGDLTDARDAAGLLLAGLDALLERYATALEDHEIPRPY; encoded by the coding sequence ATGGAACGCATCGAAGCAGAACTGTTCACCACCGGCGGCAACGACGCCGTGGTCCGCCTGCCCGGTCGTCGGCTCCCCGGAGTTCTGGTGCAGGGCGACTCCCTGCACATCCTCCGCACCGACGCGGCCGAGCTGGTGGAGGCGTGCGACCGCGGTGACCTGACCGACGCCCGCGACGCCGCCGGCCTCCTCCTGGCCGGCCTCGACGCCCTGCTGGAGCGCTACGCGACGGCGTTGGAGGACCACGAGATCCCGCGCCCGTACTGA
- a CDS encoding DUF305 domain-containing protein, with protein MAVAVAGVLVAAGAITYSVAEDGSAGTAPPAADSADAGFARDMAVHHQQAVEMSYIVRDRTTDADVRRLAYDIAQTQANQRGMLLGWLDLWGLPKVSSDAPMTWMGMGAMSDGEDGALMPGMATNAEMKKLGTLNGKQAEVFYLQLMTDHHKGGVHMADGCVDKCTVGVEKRLAQGMVEAQESEIKLMADMLKERGAEAR; from the coding sequence GTGGCGGTCGCCGTGGCCGGGGTGCTCGTCGCCGCCGGGGCCATCACCTACTCCGTGGCCGAGGACGGTTCGGCGGGCACCGCTCCCCCCGCCGCCGACTCCGCCGACGCCGGGTTCGCCCGGGACATGGCGGTGCACCACCAGCAGGCCGTCGAGATGTCGTACATCGTGCGCGACCGGACGACCGACGCGGACGTACGGCGGCTCGCCTACGACATCGCGCAGACGCAGGCCAACCAGCGCGGCATGCTGCTCGGGTGGCTCGATCTCTGGGGGCTGCCGAAGGTGTCGTCCGACGCGCCCATGACCTGGATGGGCATGGGCGCAATGAGCGACGGCGAGGACGGTGCCCTCATGCCCGGCATGGCCACCAACGCCGAGATGAAGAAGCTCGGCACGCTCAACGGCAAGCAGGCCGAGGTCTTCTACCTCCAGCTGATGACCGACCACCACAAGGGCGGTGTCCACATGGCCGACGGGTGTGTCGACAAGTGCACCGTCGGCGTGGAGAAGCGGCTCGCTCAGGGCATGGTCGAGGCCCAGGAGTCGGAGATCAAGCTCATGGCGGACATGCTGAAGGAGCGGGGTGCCGAAGCCCGGTAG
- a CDS encoding DUF7683 domain-containing protein, whose amino-acid sequence MSTEEPEVVWILEGFGKADDTLRAERPISREQMLRLREVITPDADDPWMINSYPVPVETWPSVDAILRCGPPDPELGHLMGAYRAG is encoded by the coding sequence ATGTCTACGGAAGAACCCGAGGTCGTCTGGATCCTGGAGGGATTCGGCAAGGCGGACGACACCTTGCGCGCGGAGCGTCCCATCAGCCGGGAACAGATGCTCCGGTTGCGGGAAGTGATCACGCCGGATGCGGACGACCCCTGGATGATCAACTCCTACCCCGTGCCCGTCGAGACATGGCCCTCGGTGGACGCGATTCTGCGATGCGGGCCACCGGATCCGGAACTTGGCCATCTGATGGGCGCGTACAGGGCCGGTTGA